CGATGATTCGTTAGATGTAGGTTTGGCACTTAGCTTCTGGAATCTTCTAAATAATAAGGTTTTTTCTTCTTCCAAAATACCCTGCCCTTGGTCGGTTACTTGTAAGGTAAGCTGCTCTGAATTTTGGCTTAGGCTTACCCAAATAGAAGTATTATTGTACGAAAATTTTATAGCATTGGATACCAGATTTTCAATAATTTCGGTTAAATAATCGGGGTCGGTATTAGCGATTAGGCTGTCAGAATCACTTTCAAAATGTATTTTTATTTGCTTACGGGTGGCTATTTCCTCAAATCTACTTAGCGAAGTGGTAAGTAACTCTACAATATTATGTTGTTCAAAGTCAGGGTTTACGGTATCTCTTTCAATACGATTAATACTTAGCATATTTTTAATCAAAGAGGCCATGCGGTCGGTGGTATTCACCAGTTCGTCAATCCAGCGGCGTTGGCTATCGCTAAGGTTTTGAGCCGTTTTTCTAAACTTTCCAGCAATCAGCTTAATATTGGTTAGCGGATTTTGTAAATCATGCGAGGCAATACCAATAAAACGGTTTTTTTCCTGATTGATATGAAAAAGTTGTTCGTTGAGGCGATTAAGTTCTTGATTTTGAGCTAATAATACTTTTTCCAGATTTTTTCTTTCCGAAATATCAATAATCATGGAATGCGTTGTGATAAAATTACCCTCTTCGTCGTATATAGCATTGGCGTTGAGCAAAATAGGAATAACTCTGCCATCTTTGGTAAGCAACTCAAACTCTAAATTGCGAGCAGTACCCTCTTTTTTAAATTTTTCATAAATCTTGGCTGATTCGTCTTTTAGTTCAGTAGGCATTAGGTCGATAAACCGTACTTTGCCCACCAACTCTTCGCGAGTATAACCTAATAGCCTAAGCTCGGTATCGTTGACCTTGAGGTAGTAGCCATCGACATCCAATGAATGATAACCATTGGGTGCATTGTTATAGAAGTCTTCAATAAAAGCAATGTAGTCAGAGGACTGTTCGCCGGAGAGCTTGGCTCCGAAAAACCCAATTAACTCTTTCAAAATAATATTATGGGATTGAATTGGATTAATATTCAGCCAAATTTAACACAAAAAAGCAGTCCCGAACATCAGAACTGCTTTCTTTTTTAACCTCTAAACCTACAAGTATGAAGTAAATCTACCACTTGATGTCACAAAGTTCTTTAATTTTATATGGAAAAAAGGTGACGATATTCAATAGAAAGTTATGATAGTGGTCAGGCAATAAATTCAAGTATAATCTCAAATTTGTAAAAATGTAATAGTATTGTAGGCAAAACAAGCCTATTTTTGATGGAAATGCGATATTACCAGTAAAATAGGCGTAATTTAAAACCGCACAACTATCAACCCTATTACTCAATACTCTAAGCCCCTCGTCAATATATTTCTTTTCCAACAATAATAAGCTGAACAATACCTAATAGGGTAGCTCGGCCATAAGTGATTCATCAGCAAGAGTGATAATTTGATACAGATTTGGCAGTTATAAGGTATTTATGACAGCTAACAAGTACATAATAAATAGATAATTATTAAGCGAATATTTTTTAAACTCATGCTCAATCAATCGCTCAACGAAGCAATACTAAGTGCCATACTCACACATTTAGGGGTGTTTGTGAGTGTGTATAATTATGAAACTGCCGAGGTTGTGCTTATCAACAAAAGTGGTTTGGATACCTTTAAAGTAAAAGATGAAAAAGATTTTAGCGAAAAGTATGGGGTAGAAGTCAGAAAAACGCCTAATACGCCCGCTCAAGATTTGATTGTTAGGAAGGCTCTTGAAGAAACGGGTGTGTGGTCGGAAGAGGTAGAGTGCCGTGTACATGACGGGACGTTCTTTTGGGGGCTTATCAATATCAATACTTTTTCGTACAATAACCAAACTTATTTGATAACACGAATACTCAATTTAGAAAAGCTTTTACAGTTTGAAAAAGAAAATGGTGTTACTGGTCGTAACTATTTCAAAAACCAAATCGACCAAGTAATATCTTATCGGACATCGGTATTGCTCGATACGCTGTCAAAGCTAGAACAATCAAAATATGAATTATCGGAGGCACTTCACCGAGAACACCGACTCAACGAACTGAAGTCGCAGTTTATCACCTTTGCCTCCCACGAGTTTCGTACACCTTTGGGTATTATATCGTCGTCGGCTAATTTACTCAGCAAGTATAATAAAATAGGTAATGTGGCTAAGCAAGAAGAGCATATCCAAACTATATTGGAAAATGTAAAAACCTTAACCCAGCTACTGGAAGAATCGCTAAGTATAGGGGCTTTGGGCGATGATGTAATAGAAAGACCCTTGAATTTTTACCTTTCTAAGGTTATGCAAGAAATGAAAAATACACTTTGATAAACCTATAAATAATAAAGATGCAAAAGATACTACTGATAGAAGACGATGACCAGCTTCGCCGCAATACGGCCGAGATACTCGAATTGTCGAACTATGAAGTATATACTGCCGAAAATGGAAAAGTAGGTGTAGAAAAAGCCCTTCTTCAGCAGCCAGATTTGGTGATTTGTGATGTTATGATGCCTGTGTTGGATGGCTATGGCGTATTGAAGGTTTTTGGAAAAAACCCTGAACTAAAGGATATTCCTATTATTTTGTTGACAGCCAAGTCGGAACGTGGCGATTTTAGAAAAGGCATGGAACTGGGGGCTGATGATTACCTGACCAAACCTTTTGATGAAATAGAATTGCTGTCGGCTATCGAAACTCGTTTACGGAGAAATGAAAGTTTTAAGGCTCACCCTTCCGATACCTTTTCGGTGGTAGCAACCAATCCGTTTTTCAGAGATAATGCCTTAAATACAGGTTTATTGTCGCTCCTCGATGAAAAGAAAATGCACGTTTTCAAGAAAAAGGGGGTGGTGTATGCCGAAGGTGATGATGCTACAAGATTGTACTATATCAAGTCGGGAAAAGTAAAGGCTTTTCGTCAAAATAGTGAAGGCAAAGAATTGGTTACGGGTCTATATCATGCAGGAGGCTTTTTTGGACATAATGCCTTGCTCCATCAGTTACTTTATCAAGAAACGGTAGTTGCCTTAGAAGAAACCCAAGTTTTATATATTTCAAAGGATGAGTTTTTGAGAATACTGGCCACTAATGCCGAAGTGGCTACTAGTTTTATCAAATTTTTGTCGAAACAATTGCTCGAAAAAGAACAACAATTACTCGGACTAGCCTATAATTCTTTGCGAAAGCGAGTGGCTGAAGCATTAATTTTATATGCTGAACATATCAATGAAGGTAGCGATGAAGATATTGTCGTACAGATTTCAAGAGAAGATTTGGCAACGGTAGCAGGCACAGCTACCGAATCATTGATTAGAACGCTTTCCGATTTTAAACAAGAAGGATTGATTGATATTATGTCGGGTAAAGTGGTAATACTAGACCTCAAGAAAATTAAACATCTCAAATACTAAGTATTACTTGCTGATGTTTGAGGTTTGGATATGTTTTTGACCAGTAGAGACACAATGCTTTGCGGCTAAAGATGTGTCATTCTGAAATTTAATATGCAAAAGGCGTTCGAAAACTAATTTCGAACGCCTTTTGCATGAATAGCCCCTAATTTTTTATCATTTGAGCAAATGATAAGCCTCATCAAAGCTCACTTGACAACCTTGTGAATCCTAACCAACACAAATAGGGGGCCTTTTTGAATATTACCTAAAATTGGAGATAACTCATATTTTGTCTATTGAATATCAGTGTTTTGTATTTGAGATAAGTGATTTTTTGTAATAGTTTATTAGGCTAACTAGGAGTGTGGCATCAAGAGCGATGAGGTTGAATAAAAACTTATTAATAAAAAATAAAGATTAAATTTATTTTTTATTAATAAGTTTTTAATTATTTAAAATATCATACATCACCTAGCGTTATCTGAAAAATCAATCTTATCAAACCGTTATTACTTATGAAAAAGCTCAAATCTTTATGGCTGTATTTGGTAGGGGTATGTTTGCTGTGTCTGAATGCCTGCTCGGAAAGCAAATCTGAGGCAAGTTTCAGTGCCGAAACGAGTTCAGCCGATTCGGCGAATATAGCAGCGAATGACGACGTATTGTTACCCAATGAACGGAAGTTTGTGAGAACCGCAGACCTTCGCTTCAAGGTTAAAGATGTACAAAATGCAAGTAGTCAGGTTCGGCAATTGGCCGAGTCAATAGGGGGCTTTACGACACACTCTACCTTATCGTCGCAGGTAATAGATAGCCATGAAATAGCTTTAAGCGAAGACTCTGTTTTAAGAAATCAATCTTTTGAAAGAAATAGCGATATTATCGTCAGAATACCTACACCGTATTTTGATATTTTTTTAGAAAAACTTCGCCCATTGATGTTGTACCTTGACTCGCAACAGCTAAGTGCCAACGACGTTAGCTTGATGTTAGTAGCTAGCGATTTGCGGAAAAAGCGTTTTTCACAATTTGAAAAAAAATATACAAAGCAAGTACAAGCCAAAGCCAAGGGTTTGGCCGAAACCGCCACTGCCGAGGAAAACCTATATGCTATTCAGTCGGAGGCCGATAACAAGCAGGTAGAAACCTTGCAACTAAAAGACCAGCTGGCTTATAGTACGGTAAACTTACATATTTATCAGGCTATACAA
The DNA window shown above is from Flectobacillus major DSM 103 and carries:
- a CDS encoding PAS domain-containing sensor histidine kinase, which codes for MKELIGFFGAKLSGEQSSDYIAFIEDFYNNAPNGYHSLDVDGYYLKVNDTELRLLGYTREELVGKVRFIDLMPTELKDESAKIYEKFKKEGTARNLEFELLTKDGRVIPILLNANAIYDEEGNFITTHSMIIDISERKNLEKVLLAQNQELNRLNEQLFHINQEKNRFIGIASHDLQNPLTNIKLIAGKFRKTAQNLSDSQRRWIDELVNTTDRMASLIKNMLSINRIERDTVNPDFEQHNIVELLTTSLSRFEEIATRKQIKIHFESDSDSLIANTDPDYLTEIIENLVSNAIKFSYNNTSIWVSLSQNSEQLTLQVTDQGQGILEEEKTLLFRRFQKLSAKPTSNESSTGLGLSIVKELTEQLGGTISCESKVGIGTAFIVHLPL
- a CDS encoding sensor histidine kinase, with translation MLNQSLNEAILSAILTHLGVFVSVYNYETAEVVLINKSGLDTFKVKDEKDFSEKYGVEVRKTPNTPAQDLIVRKALEETGVWSEEVECRVHDGTFFWGLININTFSYNNQTYLITRILNLEKLLQFEKENGVTGRNYFKNQIDQVISYRTSVLLDTLSKLEQSKYELSEALHREHRLNELKSQFITFASHEFRTPLGIISSSANLLSKYNKIGNVAKQEEHIQTILENVKTLTQLLEESLSIGALGDDVIERPLNFYLSKVMQEMKNTL
- a CDS encoding response regulator, coding for MQKILLIEDDDQLRRNTAEILELSNYEVYTAENGKVGVEKALLQQPDLVICDVMMPVLDGYGVLKVFGKNPELKDIPIILLTAKSERGDFRKGMELGADDYLTKPFDEIELLSAIETRLRRNESFKAHPSDTFSVVATNPFFRDNALNTGLLSLLDEKKMHVFKKKGVVYAEGDDATRLYYIKSGKVKAFRQNSEGKELVTGLYHAGGFFGHNALLHQLLYQETVVALEETQVLYISKDEFLRILATNAEVATSFIKFLSKQLLEKEQQLLGLAYNSLRKRVAEALILYAEHINEGSDEDIVVQISREDLATVAGTATESLIRTLSDFKQEGLIDIMSGKVVILDLKKIKHLKY
- a CDS encoding DUF4349 domain-containing protein is translated as MKKLKSLWLYLVGVCLLCLNACSESKSEASFSAETSSADSANIAANDDVLLPNERKFVRTADLRFKVKDVQNASSQVRQLAESIGGFTTHSTLSSQVIDSHEIALSEDSVLRNQSFERNSDIIVRIPTPYFDIFLEKLRPLMLYLDSQQLSANDVSLMLVASDLRKKRFSQFEKKYTKQVQAKAKGLAETATAEENLYAIQSEADNKQVETLQLKDQLAYSTVNLHIYQAIQLHHELLPNIDNQHIFRPNVFVALWGSIKQGWYLFEDLVLLVAKLWVLFLLGGIGYWLLKRKPIQH